A window of the Brassica napus cultivar Da-Ae chromosome A2, Da-Ae, whole genome shotgun sequence genome harbors these coding sequences:
- the LOC106409006 gene encoding acireductone dioxygenase 4-like: MCLKSKHFTRQRSVMALEAWFMDDSNEDQRLPHHRNPKEFVTVDYLADLGVVHWKLNHENYENDSKLSKIREERGYDYMDLLDLCPEKVSNYEEKLKNFFTEHIHKDEEIRYCLEGSGYFDVRDKDDRWIRILMKPGDLIVLPAGIYHRFTLDTSNYIKLMSLFVGEPVWTPYNRPQEEHPVRKEYIKSLTQKFGETIRGY, translated from the exons ATGTGTCTGAAATCGAAGCATTTCACACGACAAAGATCAGTAATGGCTCTCGAG GCATGGTTTATGGATGATAGCAATGAAGACCAGAGACTTCCTCATCATCGCAACCCGAAAGAGTTCGTAACAGTGGATTACTTGGCag ATCTGGGAGTGGTGCACTGGAAGCTGAACCATGAAAACTACGAGAATGATTCCAAGCTAAGCAAGATTAGAGAAGAACGGGGTTACGATTACATG GATTTGCTGGATCTATGTCCTGAGAAAGTGAGCAACTACGAGGAGAAGCTGAAGAACTTTTTCACAGAACACATTCACAAGGACGAAGAGATTCGTTACTGCCTAGAGGGAAGTGGCTACTTTGATGTTAGGGACAAGGATGACCGTTGGATCCGAATCTTGATGAAACCGGGCGATCTCATTGTCCTTCCTGCCGGAATCTACCACCGGTTCACACTTGACACCAGCAACTACATCAAG CTAATGAGTCTGTTCGTGGGAGAACCAGTTTGGACACCATATAACCGGCCCCAGGAAGAACATCCGGTTAGGAAGGAATATATAAAGAGCTTGACCCAgaagtttggagaaaccatccGAGGTTATTAA